GTGGAAATGTAAGAGTAAATATTCAAAATACAGAGGATTTGAATTCTGGCAGTTATGGAATAAACGGTCAAGCTTATAACAATCCAGATGAAGGGGATGTATTAGTTGATATTAACAATTCAGGAAATATAATTTCTAAGAATGATACAATTCATGCATATTCTAATAATGGTAACAGTGGAGATGCAAGAGTAAATATTACAAATTCAGGGGATTTGAATTCTACCGATTATTATGGAATAAATGCTGAATCCGATATTTCAGATGGAAATTCATCAGTTGAAATTAACAATACAGGTAAAATTACTTCTAAAAAAGATGCAATATATGGTATATCTTATGCTAATCATGGAGATGCAAGAGTAAATATTACAAATTCAGGGGATTTGAATTCTACTGCTTATCGTGGAATAAACACCTATTCTCAAACTTCTATAGGTGGTTCAACAGTTGATATTGACAATTCAGGAAAAATTGATTCTAATAAAAGTGCTATTCTTGTTCAATCTAATCTTATCGGAAGCGGGTATATACAAGCAACAGTTCACAACAGTGGAGATCTGCATTCTCATGATATTTATGGGAGAGGAATAGATGTCGGATCTGATAATTATGGAAATGGGAATGTTTCTGTTAATATTATAAATGAAGGAAATATAATTTCTGATAAAGATATGGGAATATCCGGTTCAGCTTCTGTTCAGGATGGGAATGCATCAATTCATATTGACAATTCAGGAAAAATAACTTCTTATAATGATGCAATTCACAGTTTTTCCGCGGTTTTAGAAAATGGAAATGCACATATAAGAATTCAAAACAGAGGGGATTTGAATTCTACCAATAATTACGGAATAAATGTCTGGTCTGAAACCAATACAAGTGATTCAACAGTTAATATTGATAATTCAGGTAACATTGACTCTTATCGAAATGCTATTGAGGTTAGTTCTAAAATTTTGGAGAATGGAAATTCATCAGTGAATCTTCAAAACACAGGGGATTTAAATTCTATTAATAGTTATGGACTATATATTAGATCTCAAACTCCTGAGGGAAATTCATCAGTTAATATTGACAATTCAGGTAAATTAATTTCTTATAATGATACAATTCATAGTTTTTCTGCGGTTTTAGGAAATGGAAATGCACAGATAAATATTCATAACACAGGAGATTTAAACTCTGTTTATCATAAAGGAATATATGCTTTTTCTGAAACCAATACAAGCGATTCAATAGTCAATATTGACAATTCAGGTAAAATTGTTTCTGATCAGAGTGCTATTTATAGCAGTTCCGAGTCTTTAGAAAGCGGAAATCTCCAAACAACTATACATAATACTGGAGATTTAAATTCTACCAATTCCTTTGGTATAGAAGTGCGTTCTGCAACCAAGAGAGCTGATTCAAGGATTGATATCGACAATTCAGGTAAAATTGTTTCTGATCTGAGTGCTATTTACAGTGCTTCAAAAATTATGGAAAATGGAAATGAAACAGTCAATATTCAAAACAGAGGTAATTTGAATTCCAATTTGGATAGTATAATAGTTCGTTCTGCTACCAATGAAGGCAATGTATCAGTTAATATTAATAATTCAGGAAATATAATTTCTAATTCAAAGATAATACGTACAGAATCTGTTGCTACTAAAGAGAATAAAATTACTATTACAAATAACGGAAATATTAATGCTGATGTTGGAATATATA
This DNA window, taken from Lebetimonas natsushimae, encodes the following:
- a CDS encoding beta strand repeat-containing protein; the encoded protein is SSVEINNTGKIISYDNAIHAYSNSGNNGNARVNIQNTEDLNSDGHYGIYAESDTSDGNSSVEINNTGKIISYDNAIHAYSNSGNSGNARVNIQNTGDLNSGDYYGIYAESDTSDGNSLVEINNTGKITSKKDAIYGISYANHGDARVNITNSGDLNSTDYYGIYAKSDTSDGSSSVEINNIGKIISYEDAIYAYSNSGNSGNVRVNIQNTEDLNSGSYGINGQAYNNPDEGDVLVDINNSGNIISKNDTIHAYSNNGNSGDARVNITNSGDLNSTDYYGINAESDISDGNSSVEINNTGKITSKKDAIYGISYANHGDARVNITNSGDLNSTAYRGINTYSQTSIGGSTVDIDNSGKIDSNKSAILVQSNLIGSGYIQATVHNSGDLHSHDIYGRGIDVGSDNYGNGNVSVNIINEGNIISDKDMGISGSASVQDGNASIHIDNSGKITSYNDAIHSFSAVLENGNAHIRIQNRGDLNSTNNYGINVWSETNTSDSTVNIDNSGNIDSYRNAIEVSSKILENGNSSVNLQNTGDLNSINSYGLYIRSQTPEGNSSVNIDNSGKLISYNDTIHSFSAVLGNGNAQINIHNTGDLNSVYHKGIYAFSETNTSDSIVNIDNSGKIVSDQSAIYSSSESLESGNLQTTIHNTGDLNSTNSFGIEVRSATKRADSRIDIDNSGKIVSDLSAIYSASKIMENGNETVNIQNRGNLNSNLDSIIVRSATNEGNVSVNINNSGNIISNSKIIRTESVATKENKITITNNGNINADVGIYTKASSSEGNVTITITNQRSILASTAFVFYTDANDTADVKILNRGNIVAENVIDDFSGNVAPHESKVLENRGYIEGDFDSDKFDIENYGRIALKTFNPSNVKSYTGKKGGELDINMEADENATLRYTKLYAENVTMEDRTKIFVNVRELNATKDQLIGQTLDGVVVSDNNITYNGNVLVGDNSALLDFTAVENDMNISLNIIEGKKIAEAVRNGGVGAVSDAGEVLDNYQTGTNPELDEFKNNLYDLERDEDVANAVA